From one Lycium ferocissimum isolate CSIRO_LF1 chromosome 7, AGI_CSIRO_Lferr_CH_V1, whole genome shotgun sequence genomic stretch:
- the LOC132063714 gene encoding uncharacterized protein LOC132063714, whose translation MPKDRRVNSSSFNGARASPYACSSKNSDLELKSSLPPVGNEREWEEARCPICMEHPHNAVLLLCSSREKGCLPYMCDTSYRHSNCLDQFCKLSSGTHSEDQQEGGTISGTMFHRGSHGQPSSRTTWSTGGQQPELVCPLCRGQIKGWIVVEAARKFMNSKQRSCSSEACNFNGNYGELRKHARLEHPSDRPAVADPQRQFDWRRLEIQRDFGDTLSAYQNPFGDDIPEDDFLSDLPLDGGLFDLLDGYSEAEDGLSEDSNLLMDFEFELSFTFLNDFPFLPLTLDEFSDFEGGRTASRSQTSARSENRRSRR comes from the coding sequence ATGCCGAAAGATAGAAGGGTGAATTCTTCGTCCTTCAACGGGGCAAGGGCATCTCCTTATGCTTGCAGCTCAAAGAATTCTGACCTAGAGCTCAAGAGTTCCTTGCCACCAGTAGGGAATGAAAGAGAATGGGAAGAAGCTAGGTGCCCTATATGTATGGAGCATCCGCACAATGCTGTCCTTCTACTTTGTTCATCACGGGAAAAAGGTTGCCTTCCTTATATGTGTGACACAAGTTACCGTCATTCAAATTGTCTTGATCAATTTTGTAAACTATCATCTGGGACACACTCAGAAGATCAACAAGAGGGAGGTACTATATCAGGGACAATGTTCCACAGGGGAAGTCATGGACAACCTTCGTCACGAACAACCTGGTCTACTGGGGGACAGCAACCAGAGCTTGTCTGCCCTCTTTGCCGGGGACAGATTAAAGGATGGATTGTTGTAGAGGCAGCTCGTAAATTCATGAATTCCAAACAGAGGAGTTGTTCTTCGGAGGCGTGCAATTTCAATGGCAATTATGGTGAACTAAGAAAGCATGCCAGGCTTGAGCATCCTTCTGACAGGCCAGCCGTGGCTGACCCTCAACGACAGTTTGATTGGAGAAGGTTGGAGATTCAAAGAGACTTTGGGGATACTCTCAGTGCATATCAGAATCCATTTGGTGATGACATTCCTGAAGATGACTTCTTAAGTGATCTGCCTCTTGATGGTGGTCTATTTGACCTCCTAGACGGGTACTCTGAGGCTGAGGATGGATTAAGTGAAGACAGCAATTTATTAATGGATTTTGAATTTGAGCTCTCCTTTACTTTCCTGAAtgactttccctttttgccttTGACATTAGATGAGTTTTCAGACTTTGAGGGTGGGAGGACTGCTAGTCGATCGCAAACTAGTGCTAGATCCGAAAACAGGAGATCTAGGAGGTAA